A single Lolium perenne isolate Kyuss_39 chromosome 6, Kyuss_2.0, whole genome shotgun sequence DNA region contains:
- the LOC127305734 gene encoding subtilisin-like protease SBT1.4: protein MELKPLAALCVLLAFVVVASATKVELETTEAQSSYIVHVAPAHAPRLPRRGLLTTVAYSSFLREHVPVEMCNPAPRVLYSYSHAATGFAARLTERQAARLACSRSVLAVVPDKRQELHTTLTPSFLRLSATSGLLPESNGAADVVIGVIDTGVYPEGRPSFAAYPSLSPPPSKFRGGCVTVPSFNGSALCNNKLVGAKFFHKGDEAARGRSVSATEEEPESPLDINGHGTHTSSTAAGSAVPNAAFYDYARGKAVGMAPGARIAVYKVCWRDGCADSDILAAFDEAIADGVDIISLSLGAADQAPEFYDDASAVGAFRAVTRGILVSASAGNAGPGESTASNVAPWFLTVGASTINRQFPADVVLGSNETFTGTSLYAGEPLGANKVPLVYGGDVGSNTCEEGKLNASIVAGKIVLCDPGVNARVEKGLAVKVAGGVGAILASTEAYGEQALSSPHIHPTTAVAFSYAEKIKKYISSQASPTATIVFHGTVIGSTPPSPQMASFSSRGPNFRAPEILKPDVTAPGVDILAAWTGANSPTELDVDTRRVQYNIISGTSMSCPHVSGIAALLRQARPEWSPAAVKSALMTTAYNVDNAGGIIGDMSTGNASTPFARGAGHVDPNRAVDPGLVYDAGTEDYVTFLCALGYTAEQVAVFDPAANCSTRLGSSVGNHNYPAFSVVFTSNKSSVVTQRRVVLNVGTNVSAMYRAKVTSPAGVRVTVSPEQLQFRAAQKTQEYRVTFTQGPGSVAGKYTFGSIVWSDGEKHTVTSPVTVTWPVSQVAEM from the coding sequence ATGGAGCTCAAACCACTCGCCGCTCTGTGCGTCCTGCTCGCCTTCGTCGTCGTGGCTTCTGCCACGAAGGTGGAGCTCGAGACGACGGAGGCCCAGTCCTCCTACATCGTGCACGTCGCGCCGGCGCACGCTCCACGGTTGCCGCGGCGTGGCCTGCTGACCACCGTGGCGTACAGCTCATTCTTGCGCGAACATGTCCCCGTCGAGATGTGCAACCCGGCGCCGAGGGTGCTCTACTCCTACTCCCACGCCGCCACGGGCTTCGCGGCGCGCCTCACCGAGCGCCAGGCCGCGCGCCTCGCGTGCTCGCGCTCGGTGCTCGCCGTCGTGCCCGACAAGCGGCAGGAGCTGCACACCACGCTCACACCGTCCTTCCTCCGCCTCTCAGCGACGTCCGGCTTGCTCCCGGAGTCCAACGGAGCCGCGGACGTCGTCATCGGCGTCATCGACACCGGCGTGTACCCCGAGGGCCGACCCTCCTTCGCTGCCTACCCGTCGCTGTCGCCGCCGCCCAGCAAGTTCCGTGGCGGCTGCGTCACTGTCCCCTCGTTCAACGGCTCCGCGCTCTGCAACAATAAGCTCGTCGGCGCCAAATTCTTCCATAAGGGCGACGAGGCTGCACGTGGCCGTTCCGTCAGTGCGACCGAGGAGGAGCCCGAGTCGCCGCTCGACATTAACGGCCATGGCACCCACACCTCCTCCACTGCCGCCGGCTCGGCAGTCCCCAACGCCGCCTTTTACGACTACGCCAGAGGGAAAGCCGTCGGTATGGCCCCCGGCGCGCGCATCGCCGTCTATAAAGTGTGCTGGAGAGATGGGTGCGCCGACTCCGACATCCTAGCCGCGTTTGATGAGGCCATTGCGGACGGTGTCGACATCATTTCCCTCTCGCTCGGCGCCGCCGACCAGGCACCCGAATTTTACGATGACGCCAGCGCCGTAGGCGCGTTCCGTGCCGTCACCAGGGGCATCTTGGTCTCTGCCTCCGCCGGGAACGCTGGCCCTGGAGAGTCCACCGCCAGCAATGTGGCGCCGTGGTTCTTGACGGTTGGCGCGTCCACCATCAACCGCCAGTTCCCGGCGGACGTCGTTCTTGGCAGCAACGAGACCTTCACGGGCACCTCGCTCTACGCCGGCGAGCCTCTCGGCGCCAACAAGGTACCACTGGTCTACGGAGGGGATGTGGGATCCAATACATGCGAAGAGGGGAAGCTCAACGCCAGCATAGTTGCCGGGAAGATCGTTTTGTGCGATCCCGGCGTGAATGCCCGGGTGGAGAAAGGGCTGGCGGTCAAGGTCGCCGGTGGCGTCGGGGCAATCCTCGCGAGCACCGAAGCATACGGCGAGCAGGCTCTCAGCAGCCCCCACATCCACCCCACCACGGCCGTCGCATTTTCCTACGCCGAGAAGATCAAGAAGTACATAAGCTCGCAGGCGTCCCCTACCGCGACGATCGTGTTCCATGGCACCGTCATCGGCTCAACGCCACCTTCTCCTCAAATGGCATCCTTTTCGAGCCGCGGACCAAATTTCCGCGCACCGGAGATCCTCAAGCCTGACGTGACCGCGCCGGGCGTGGACATCCTCGCCGCTTGGACCGGCGCGAACTCGCCCACCGAGCTCGACGTCGACACGAGGCGAGTCCAGTACAACATCATATCGGGCACCTCCATGTCGTGCCCGCACGTGAGCGGCATCGCCGCGCTGCTACGGCAAGCGAGGCCGGAGTGGAGCCCCGCGGCCGTGAAGTCTGCCCTAATGACCACCGCGTACAATGTGGACAACGCCGGCGGCATCATCGGTGACATGTCCACCGGCAACGCGTCCACGCCGTTCGCGCGCGGTGCCGGCCATGTTGACCCCAACCGTGCCGTCGATCCCGGACTGGTGTACGACGCCGGAACAGAAGATTACGTCACTTTTCTCTGCGCCCTCGGCTACACCGCCGAGCAAGTCGCCGTGTTCGATCCGGCGGCCAACTGCTCGACGCGGCTGGGCTCCTCCGTGGGGAACCACAACTACCCGGCCTTCTCGGTGGTGTTCACCTCCAACAAATCGTCGGTCGTCACGCAGCGCCGCGTGGTGCTCAACGTCGGCACCAATGTCAGCGCCATGTACAGGGCCAAGGTGACCAGCCCCGCCGGCGTGCGCGTCACGGTGAGCCCGGAGCAGCTGCAGTTTAGAGCGGCACAGAAGACGCAGGAGTACAGGGTCACCTTCACGCAGGGACCTGGGAGCGTCGCCGGGAAGTACACGTTCGGGTCGATCGTGTGGAGCGACGGCGAGAAGCATACTGTGACGAGCCCCGTCACCGTTACCTGGCCGGTGAGCCAAGTTGCGGAGATGTGA